AAACCCGGCAGACCGAGAATTTCCTATTTCTATTAATCCTTTGGAGGTTACCGATAAAGACGAAGCAGAGTTTGTTGTTTCCGGAATTATCGCCATTTTCAGCAAAATCTTTGGACAATTCTGGGGTCCGCGTTTGGAATATGTTTTAAGAAATGCACTTTTAACTTTGACTGAAGTCCCAGACGCTACTTTAGCAGATGTCCCAAGAATATTAACAGATAGAAATTTTAGGTTAGAAATTACTCAAAACCTAAACGACAAAGTTTTAAAAAGTTTCTGGGAAAATGAATTTGAAAATTTACCGCCCAATCTTCAAAAAGAAGTTGTTTTTCCTATTCTTAATAAAATTGGCCAGTTTGTTACCTCTCCCCTTCTTCGTAATGTCATAGATAAGCCCAAAAGCACCATTAATTTGGAAGAAGTAATCGAATCAGGAAAAATTCTTATTGCCAATCTTTCTCAAGGAAAAATCGGCGAAGATAATGGAAAACTTCTTGGAGCAATGCTTATCACTAAGCTTCAGCTTGCAGCGATGAAGCGCGTAAATATAAATGAAAACGAAAGAAAAGATTTTTATCTGTATGTTGATGAATTTCAAAATTTTGCCACAGATTCTTTTATCAAAATTCTCTCTGAAGCCCGCAAATATCATCTAAATTTAATGCTTGCTAATCAATATATCGACCAAATTCCTCCTCAAGTCCAAAAAGCAATTTTAGGAAATGCCGGGACTTTAATTGCCTTCTCTGCAGGAGCAAGCGATGCAAGAATTTTAGCTAGTGAATTTGCCAACGTTTTTACCCAGGACAATTTAATTAATATGCAAAATTATCAGATAGCCCTAAGGATGATGATCGATGGCCACAGCGAAAGGCCATTCCTGGCAACTACGTTGCCATTGCCAAGTTTAGTAAACGGAAATAAAGAAAAAATAATCAAAGTTTCCCGCGAAAGATGGGGCAAAAAAGCTAAAGAGGTGGTATAATATTCATATGAAAAAGCTTAAAAAGAACTGGAAGAAAATATTATCAATAGTTGTTGGAACAACTCTTGGTTTAATTCTAATTGTTGGGATAGGAGTCTTTTTGTGGATGCAAACATGGAAAACATTTAGATTTCCCAGTAACGAAATATCAATCAAGTATCCACAGTCGGATTCTGTTTTGTACACACCTAGCGTTGAAAACTTCGGAGAGTTAAATGTGAATAGTGGAAATAACGACTTTAATTTAACAATTGATACAACCGAGACTGATAGAGGGTGTAAAAATAGTTTAGAAACCTGTGTTAATAGCCAAGACATAGTATATCTACAGGCGGTTCACGGACTAACAGAAAAAAGCATAATAAAATTCCATGGATTAGATGCATATTTACTTGATGGATATACTACAGCTGGATATGAAAAACTTTTAATCCTTTATTTTAAAAATACAGTTTACACATTTCTTTGGACAAATAATCCGCAAAACATACTGGAGAATATTTTTAATCAAATTAAAATAAATTTAATATTTTCTTTCGTAAATTTTAATAACTGAATATTTTTATATTATTAATTTTGTTATTATATTAATATGCAAGTCGGTGTAATAGGAACTTTTATAGCAGTCATTGCAGTGATGGTAGTGCTGGATATATTTGTAAAATTACTATATAAAAATAAAAAAAGACCAAGCGAGATTGTAGTTGTAGGGATATTACTTGTTTCAGGATTTATCGAGAAAATCTTTACTTTCATAAACGGAAAGCAAATTGATCCACTTTTATTGATTTTGTATACAATCAATTTAATATGGCTTTACGGTTTTTGGAATATGAAGAGATGGGGTGCAATTGGATATGTTGCAACTTTAATCATTTTTCAAATCGTACTATTTGCTCAACATAAACTTACGCCGAACTCGATACTTGTTGTGATCGGACCTTCTATAGTACTGTACTTTTATCCTAAAATGCAATAAAAAGCGGCAAGTATGTGCTTATATTCCAAGCTTTTATGAATAAAACAATTTATACTTACCGCTTAATTATCTAAAATCAATTTTTGATCTATTAACAATTATTTTACTTTGCAAAAATTAATAAATATTATTAATAAATCTCGAATCAGTTAGTTCAAAAAGGAATTATATGGGAAATCTCAAAAAAGGGATTCCCCATATATTGATACCCGTATTACCCCACGTCTCCGATTACGCCTCCAATTGTGTTAATGGCGTTTTGTAACTGGGATTGAATCGATGGCCATTCTGCACCCACAATATCCATCAGATCCGAAAAACTTCCGGAACAAGAATCGGAAATACCGGCGGGCATAAGAAGCTGTACTGACAAATCACCATGAGCCACAGCTCCAGCTACAACACTTGCGTTACCGATCAATTCTTGAAAGTCATCTGAACACAGCAATACATTCTGTGCTCGAGACAAGTCGGTGACTAACCGAAACGCAATATCGGGTTGCAAATTAGGAAAACCCTGAATTACCCGTTGAAAACTTTGCTCCTGCCCCGACGGAATGTTTGGATAACATTTCCAAGTACTCGCAT
The Patescibacteria group bacterium genome window above contains:
- a CDS encoding type IV secretion system DNA-binding domain-containing protein; protein product: MQFKKNLILKYGSYYPIKIFADFKESDSLATLLTLLSKASDKDTAEIKYELKSTGDSWVAKAQKYIADNPETNKTPIFNKTESPAFQVKIQISSNNKTLLSSLIDSFSVFTRADGNSFVTKNFLKLSSFSILNIKELATLWHLPSNLVKTSGLSWGTEILSDPPLNLPTENVNFFAKTTFKNKETVFGIKDDDRRRHIWAIGKTGTGKSTLIANLAIDDIRKGKGIAVIDPHGDLADILLNHIPASRINDVIYLNPADREFPISINPLEVTDKDEAEFVVSGIIAIFSKIFGQFWGPRLEYVLRNALLTLTEVPDATLADVPRILTDRNFRLEITQNLNDKVLKSFWENEFENLPPNLQKEVVFPILNKIGQFVTSPLLRNVIDKPKSTINLEEVIESGKILIANLSQGKIGEDNGKLLGAMLITKLQLAAMKRVNINENERKDFYLYVDEFQNFATDSFIKILSEARKYHLNLMLANQYIDQIPPQVQKAILGNAGTLIAFSAGASDARILASEFANVFTQDNLINMQNYQIALRMMIDGHSERPFLATTLPLPSLVNGNKEKIIKVSRERWGKKAKEVV